The Deinococcus sonorensis KR-87 DNA window GCTCATGGACGTGGGCGTGCGCCTGATCGCCCCGGACCGCCCGGGCCTCGGCCGCTCGGACGCGCACCCAGGCAAGACGCTTCTGTCGTGGACGCAGGACGTTCGGCAGCTGCTGGATCATCTGGGTCAGCAGACGGCGGTGGGGGTGGGTTTCTCCCAGGGCGCGCCGTTCGCGCTGGCCCTCGCGGCCACTGGCGTGACGCTTGCAACGGCGGTGGTGTCGGGCCAGGACGAACTGGCGCACCCGCGGGTGCGGCCGCACGTCCACCCGGACGTGAACAGCATGCTGAACGCGATCGACGCGGACGCCGAGCGGTTCGAGCAGCACTTCGCGGGCTTCGCGACCGCCGACGGCTTGTGGGACCTGATCCTCGGCATGAGCGGCCCGGAAGACCGCGCGTTCTATCGGCAGCCGGCCTTCGACCACGCGTACCGCCGCGCGCTGCAGGAAGGTTTCTCGCAGGGCGCGTCCGGGTACGCGCGGGACCTGGTGAATGCCCTGCGTCCCTGGCCGTTCGCGGTGGAGCAGATTACCACCAGCGTGGACCTGTGGTACGGGGCGCGGGACACCAGCACCGTGCACGCTCCGGACTTCGGGCGGACGCTCGCCTCCAGGCTGCCGAACGCGACGCTGCATCTGCTCGAGCATGAGGGAGGCGCGCTGCTGTGGACCCGCGCTGCAGAGATCCTCCGCACCCTTTGTGCTCGGGCGGCTGCCGTGCCGACCCGCACCTGAGTGACGTGCACCTCCCGGAAGTAGACCAGCAGGAGCGGTCCCTGCCGCTCCAGTTCTCTCTGCCGCCGCGGGAGCGGGGGACCGTGACGCCGCATGCGGGCGCCTTCGCCGAGCGCTCCCGCCAGACCCGTTCCCTGAGACTCCTCAGCAAGCGGGCTGGCGGTTTGAACGGTGTGGACCGTTCCTGAGAGCCAACATCGGACCCACAGCCGGGTCCGGTCCTGGCCTACTCCATCCCGGTCACGGCGGTGAGGCCCGTGTGCCGGACATACCGCGCCGCTCCGGTGCGTCGGTCGAGCGTGAGCAGCTCCCCCTCGGCCGTGACGCCGTAGAGAGTTTCCCCGCGGAACGTCAGGCCGTAGACGTGGGCATAACCGGTCGGTCCGACGATGTGAACGACACCGGAATCCACATGGATCTCCACCAGCACATCTGAATCAAAGGACGTCATTGTCGCGTAGAGGGTCCCGTCAGCCGTCGCTGCCAGATCGCCACTGATGGGACCCAACGTTGAACGCAGGAACACGGGCGACGCGGCCCCCGTGACCACATCAAGTCGGTACAAGTGTCCACTGGCACTCCCGGCGAACAGACGCCCAGTTCGGTCAAACGCCAGAGCAGTCAGATCATGAACCCCCGACAATCCAATCAAAGTTTCACGACCCGTGAACACATTCAGCGCGTGAAGGGAGGAGTTGGTGATGCCATAGACGGCCCCCGACCCGCCGGCCCTCGCCAGGTCAACAAAGCTGGTCCTGGGCACCGGTGAAGGATGCGGGAGTGGTCCATCGTCACTGACCGGACCCAGGCTCACCGAGTACAACCGTTGCTCCGTACTGATCAGCACCTGGCCGGTAGACACGGGGCCTGGCTCTGCGCCCATGGGAGGGCCTGGAGAACAGGCCACGAACAGGACGCTGGCAACCATGAGCAACGGAACGATGCCGCGGGGAGACTGAAGTTGAGTGCTCGAGAGCTTGGATAAACGCATGGCGGCCTCCTGGCAGGTTTGGTTCGAACCTGCTGACAGTAGGCGGCGGGTCATGACACCCCGGTGACAGTCTCCCGTCACAGGTAGCAGCGTGGCCGTGATGTGCGCGTGGGTTCCGGCGCGCTCTGGGTAGACTGATCTCCATGCCAACCCCGCCGCTGTGGCAACTGCATCTGCTTGGGCAACCTCGCCTGATTTCGCCGGCAGGTGAACCCAGACGATGCGACCGGAAGCCGCTGGCGGTGCTGACCTATCTGGCGGTCGAGGGGTCCACGTCACGGTCCCGCCTCGCTGGCCTGCTGTGGCCCGACACCCTCGAGAGCACCGCCCGCAACAACCTGGTCCAGTTGCTCCGGCGCATGAAGCGGACGTACGGAGACGACCTTGTGACCGCGGGCGACACGCTGGAACTGAGCCCGCTGGTCCAGGTGATGTTGCCCGAATGGTTTCGCGGGTCCGGCACCCCGCAGGGCGAGGTGACGCCGCAGCCCGGCGAGCTGCTGGAAGGCGTTGATTTTGACGACATGCCGGATCTGGCCGACTGGCTGCTGAGTCAACGTGAACACATCGGTGCCGCCCAGACCGCCTGGCTTAACCAGATGGCCGCCGCCCTGGAAGAACGTGAAGAGTGGTCGGAGGCGATCAGGGTCGCGCAGACCCTGCTGCAACTGAATCCACTCTCCGAGGACCACTACCGCCTGCTGATGCGCCTGCAGTACCTCCACCATGACCGTTCGGCGGCCCTGCTCACCTTTCAGCGCTGTCAGCAAGTCCTGATGCGGGAGCTCGGGGTGGAGCCGATGCCCGTGACGACCCTCCTCGCCGAGGAAATCGAGCGGGGGGCCGTGGATGTGCGCGCCGCGCCGGTCAAAGTCCAGCTGCCCCTCTCGGTGCGGCGTCCACCGACCCTGATTGGCCGGACCGATCCGTGGCTGGCGATGGAGCGGGGCTGGAATCAGGGCCAGTTCATCATCCTGTCCGGCGCGCCAGGGGTCGGCAAATCCCGTCTGATGCATGACTTTGTGGCGACCAAGGGCAAGGTGCTGCGCGTCGAAGCCAAGCCGGGCGACATGCTGGTGCCGTATTCCACCACCGCCCGGAATCTCCTCACCATCCTGGCGGCCCACCCCGAATTCCGGTTGAAACCGTGGCAGCGACGTGCCCTGGCCCCCCTGCTGCCGGACCTGCTGGAAGACGGCGACCTGGACGTCCCGAACGTCGCGCCGTTGAGTGCGGTCATTCAGGAGATCTTCCAGATGGGCACCCAGGACGTGCAGGCGATTGTCTATGAAGACATGCAGTATGCCGACCCGGCCTCCATCGAGGCGGGTCTAGTGCTGATTTCCAGCGCGTTCCCGTTGGGACAGGGCAGCGGCGTTCCGATGATGCTGTGCACCGTCCGCAGTGACGAGCTGAACGCCAGCACCCAGGACGTCTTCCGGCAGATGACGCTGAACGGCCTGGCCACACAGATCGCGCTCTGTCCGTTGGCTGAAGCGGACATTTTCGCCCTGCTGGATGAACTCGAGGTGCCGCTGACGCAGGAGACGCGGCGTCGGCTGGCGCAATTCGCTGGCGGCAATCCCCTGTACCTGCTCGAAACCGTCCGCAACATGATTGAAAACGGGACCGCGGCCGAACATGCACCAGAGCGCTTTCCCGTGACGGACAAGGTCTCGCGCATCATCGACCGCCGGCTCGAACGACTGTCCAGAGGGGCGTTGATCACCGCCCGGGCGGCAAGTGTGCTGCAAAGTGATTTCAATCTCGAACTGATCTCAGACGTCCTCGGGGCGCAGCTGTTTGATGTGGCCGGGCATTGGGAGGAACTGTACGCGGCCCAGCTCGTGATGGGCGACAGTTTTGCCCACGACCTGGTCTACGAGACCATCCTGATGGGCATTTCGGATCCTGTCCGGCGCCTGTTGCACCGGGGAGCCGCACGCGCGCTGACCCGGGCTGGCGCTCCAAAGGCGCGCATTGCCGCGCACTGGCACAACAGTGGGTTGCTCCGGGAGGCTGCGCCCCTCTACGTCGAGGCGGCCCGGGAGGCGATGCTGCTGTCACGCATGCAGGAGGCGGACCACTTCTATCAACTGGCGATCGAGATGTACGAACAACTCGACGATCCTGCGCAGGCGGCGGCCGTGCGTGTCGCCCGCGCTGCCCTGAGCGCGCCGGCGGCGAACGGCTGACCGTCCGGGCGTCCTGACGGCTCGCTCCTTGCCGCGACAACCCAGCATCGCCCAGGTGTCACGCCTGTGTCATTCGGCACGGATTACTGTCGGTTCAACCGTGCCCATCCGGCCAAAGGGGTCCTGCATGTGTGCTCGATTGACCGCCCACCCGTTGCCTTTGACGGTTGCCCTTCTTGAGTGTCCTGCCCGCGCTGACGCTGCACCTGAACCTCAACGTTCGCCTGGGAACAGAGAGGAGGCGGGAGGCTCCCCTGCCGACCGTGATCCCTCAAGCGGCGCCTGCACTCCCCGCAAGCGCCGGGAACGCACAGCCTTCAACCCGGATGGTCCTGCTCGCCACGCCGGGACCGTGGTTGCGACGTCCCCTCGTCCCTTCGAACGGCTGCCCGCCGGCTCGAGCGGAGCCACACGGACCTGCACGAGGTGGAGGGCGCCCCATGCGGAAGGTCCCGGCGTGCCAGCCGGTGGGGTTGACTCACCTACACGGCCGACTCCCGAAGCCACCCGGCGGAGCACCCGATTCGATCGGTCGACCCTGAAGTTCGGAAGCGTCACGGCCGTGAGTCGCCGAACCCGCCCTCGTCGCGTTGAACCAGAAGGAGCGCTCCAGAGATGACCCAGACGCAGCCCATGATGATTCTGATCGCCGGCCCGTACCGAAGTGGCACCGGTGACGACCCGGAGAAAATGGCGGCCAATCTCCGACGCCTCGAACAGGTGTCGTGGCCGTTGTTCCAGGCTGGACATCTTCCCATGATCGGGGAATGGGCCGCCCTGCCGATCTGGAGGGCGGCGGGCGGGCGGCACACCGGCGACGCGCTGTATCAGCAGGTGCTGTACCCCACCGCCCACCGGCTGCTCGACCTGTGTCATGCCGTCCTCCGGATCGAAGGCGCCTCGACAGGCGCAGATCAGGATGTGCGGCGGGCCGAGGCGAGGGGCATTCCCGTCTATTACCGCCTTGAGGACGTCCCGGGCTGCGCTGCAGTGCGGTGAGGCTGGCGATGAGGCCCTCGCCTGCTCCCGCGCCGCAGGTGATCGGGAACCCAGACCGGGCTTCATCCGGACACGCGCCGACCCATCGATCGCGCGTTGCTCCGGGCGGACCGGGGTGGTCCAGCGGGCCCTCCCGAGGGCGTTCCCAGGCCACATCCCAGCGATCCGGCGCCCCCTCATCGCCTGAAGGTCGCTCTGGCGTGCGGCCCTTCATCCTGGAACCCTCAGCTCGTGTGCGGTCGGAGGAATCGTTGATGCTGTCAAAACCGTCGTTCCTGTTGCTCACCCTGGCCCTGACCACGCTCGGGGGCAGCCTCCTTCCCGTCCAGTTCGCGACGAACAGTGCCCTCGCGCAGGCGTTGGGTTCGGTCACCCTGGCCGGCGCAGTGTCCTACGGGGTGGGCAGCGCTGCTCTGTTCGCACTGCTGCGCCTGCAGCGGCACGCCCCAGCCTGGGCGAACGCAGGCCAGGCGCCCCGCTGGGCTTGGCTCGGCGGCGTGGTGGGGAGCGCCTACGTGGTGGGCAGCATGGTGCTGACCCGCGCGCTTGGCGCGCCACTGGCCACCACCCTGGTGATCACCGCGCAGCTGCTGACCGCCATTCTGCTCGATCACCACGGCGCGCTCGGGCTGCCCAGGCGGCGGATCAACAGGGCCCGGCTGCTCGCCATCACGCTGGCCCTGATGGCCCTGGCCGTTCGGTGGTGGGGAACGACATGAGTGTGCTGTTGATGCTCGGCACGCTGGGCGCCGGCCTGGGCTTGTCTGCCGGCCTGGCCTTCAACCTGAGGCTGGCGAACGCGTTGGGAACCCCGCTCGCCGCCACCCTGGTGAACTTTCTGGTGGGCGCCGCGCTGCTCGTCTCCCTCTGGGTTGTGGGCCTTGACGGTGCTCGCCCGACGGCCTGGCCCGCTCCGTGGATGCTCATGGGTGGGCTGCTCGGCGCCGCCTACGTCACCCTGAGTCTGATGGGCGCAGCCCGCCTGGGGGTCGCGGTCAGCACTGTCGCAGTCACGCTCGGGCAGATGCTGGGCGCGATGGTCATCGGGAGCACCGGATGGTTTCAGCAACCGGCCGGCCGTCCGGCCCTGACGGCAGTGATCAGCGCCGCGTTGCTTGTGGCGGCCGTGGTCGTGGTGTCACGCGACCGACAGACCGCAGCCGCTGGATCAGCCGACACGGCACGGAACCAGAGTGGCCCCCAGCACGACCCGCACCGTTCCGAGGCGAGGTAGCGAACGCCCACGGCCCAACGGGGTGGGTTGCCTTCCCGATGACCCACGCGTACGGCACCTACAGCACGCCACGGCGGGACGACACTGCAGTGTCGTCCCGCCGTGGCGTGCTTTGGACTGCACTCAGGGCGCCTTGAAGCTGGTTCAGGGTCAAGGCGCGTGCGGAAGGGCGTCCCATCCCACACGCAGGGAGCGGCGTGGCCGGCCCGCGGTTGTCCGGCCGACCTTCACGGTGGCTCCGCGAGCGGCTGAAGCTGGCTCCTGGTCATCAACGCGTCCGCCCACACACGCCCCGCCGGACGACGTTGCTGGGCTTCCACCGCCGGGAATAAATCTCAGGAGCAGGCTTCAGGCTCGGCCAAATGCGGCGCGCCATCACCCTCACGACGGGGCCGGTCATCCTGCCCAGGTCGGCGGGGCGCACAGCCATGCACGGTCGCGTCTGGGGGCCGCCTGGCGGCATGTTGCGCGAACAGGCGAGGACCGAACGCTGGTGGACCTGCATGAGCCTGCGGCTCTGTGGGGGCCCTGCCGTCGCCCGTGAGCTCAGGAATCACGTCAGTGGGCAGCGCGTGGATGGCCGGCACGGAGCTCCCACGGGCATTCAGCGTCGCGCGGATGTGGGCTCTCCTACGGGCATTGGCGCTGACGCGTCTTCATTGCGGAGTCCGGCTGCGCCCGCCGTCTGAAGTGCGCCTGCCATGCCTCACAGGCCAAACTTCGGCGCGTTCAGGGGACCTCCGTCCCTGGGGCGTCGAGGCTCTGGCCCCGGAACGACGCTGAGGCGCAGGTGTGAGGGACCAACCAGCCTGGTGGCGTGGCCGGTCCGTCGTCAAGGGCCCTGGATCACCCGCAGAGACGGGCGCATGGACAATGGCATGGTCGCCAGCCTCGCTCCCTGCCCGGCGGCCGCGCTGAGGGCACGCCAGGGGCTGCGCGTTCCCTCCCACACGATGTTCTGCTGAACCCTGCGGATGACTCCGCCTGGCCGGTGATGTCCATCATTCAAGTGTCACCCGGCGCTGTCTACAGTGCCGGCACGCTGCACAGCGTCAAGGAGACATACATGCGAACACTGATGCTTGGTTTGATGACCGCTGCCCTGCTCTCCGCCTGTGGGACGCCGCCGAGTCTCCCAGGAGGGAGTGGGCCCGGGACGGGCAACCCCGGTGGTGGGAACGGCGGAGGCGGGACCGTGGAGCACGGCGATCCGCCGCCGGCGGCCCTGCAGGGCGAGTGGCACTTCGGCTACGTCTCCCCCATCGAGTATTACGACCCGACCACCGGCAAGTACGCTGAGGCCAGCGGGACCAGCGCCATTCTGCACCTGAATCCGGACGGCACCTTCACCGGGTCCAGCATCTCGGTGATCACCGTGGGCGCCTGCAGCACCAAACTCCTGGTGATCAGTGATGGCCTGCTCAAGTTCAACGGGCAGTCCATGACCAAGATCGATAAGCACGTCAAATTTTCGATGTTGGAAACCTGCTCCGGCAAGGTGACCACCGGCGGGACGCTGACCAACAAAACCAGCACCTGGAAGGTAGAGGGGGAAGGGGACGCGGCGGTGCTGACCATCACCGATGATCAGGGCGCCACCGGCCGCTGGAACCGCCCGCGGGTCGTCACTGCTCCAGGAGATCCGCAACCGGGCAAGACCTACACGCTGTCCGGCACCTTGACGGCCCCGAGTGGCCATTCGCTCTACGGCACGGCGGTGATCGTCTGCCCGAAAGCGACCGGCTGCGAGCATGGAGGCGACAAGACCAAATGGTTCAAGACCGGCTCAGAACTCAATGCCACCACCTGGGAAATCAAAGGCATGACGGACGAACCGTACCTGGTCTACGCCTGGCAGGATGTGGACCATAACAAGGAATTCTCGGTAGGCGACTGGTTCGACAAGGCCTTCGCCTCCGGTAACGGGGTCATCACGAACCCCGCCGCTGGAACGTCGGTCCACTTCGTGATGGAAGAGATCACCGAGGAGTGACACGGACGGGGGACAGGGGGGGCACCGGCGCGGTCCTGGATCGCGCTGCCATCCCCAGGACCCCGTCCGCTTCCGTGGCGGCCACAGCCCTCCACCAGGAGCTTGGGCGACGAGCGAGTCACCCGCTGGTCGAGCACTGGCCGGCTCGGGACGGCGCTCCCCACCGGTCACCGCTCACGGACGTGCGGTCGCCACGCCGCGACGCGCGTCAGGTCGCCTGAGTGAGCGCGCTGGATTCAAGCCCGCCGGCGCGCGGCTGCCCCCACCCGGAAGGGCTGCATCGGGGAGATGGGGTGTAGCCGACCTCCAGGAAGCACCCGTGCCGGTTGGTTCCGCCGGAAGGAAACCTTCGGTGGCGCCTCAGCCTCAGCACCGCCCTTCGCGCCGCTTCGTCCGGGGAAGTGGCCGATGTGCTGGTCAGGCGGTGCCTAGATGGAGCGCTGTTCCATGACGTCCAGCACCGTGTGCTTCACCAGGTCGCTGAGGCGCTCCACCACTGGCGACGCCGTGGCTTCTGAGCGGTGCAGGCTCAACGTGATGCTGGGAAGGTCCGGTAAGTCTGGATGGTCCAGCGGCCGCACACCTTTCGGCACGCTCAGGGCGGTGCGGGGCGTCACGCCGAGGCCTGCCGCGAGCGCGGCCCACAGCCCCGCAAGGCTGGGGCTGGTGAACGTCACACGCCAGGGAATTCCCGCGGAGTCCAGGCGGGCCATGGCCAAGGTCCGAAACAGGCAGGGGCTCTCGAACACGGCCAGTGGGAGTGGAGGGTGCAGC harbors:
- a CDS encoding alpha/beta fold hydrolase, whose translation is MTHDSFVTPGRPHHLQLSDGRRFAWCEWGPPDGLPAVFCTGAAMSGTLGFGVLQLMDVGVRLIAPDRPGLGRSDAHPGKTLLSWTQDVRQLLDHLGQQTAVGVGFSQGAPFALALAATGVTLATAVVSGQDELAHPRVRPHVHPDVNSMLNAIDADAERFEQHFAGFATADGLWDLILGMSGPEDRAFYRQPAFDHAYRRALQEGFSQGASGYARDLVNALRPWPFAVEQITTSVDLWYGARDTSTVHAPDFGRTLASRLPNATLHLLEHEGGALLWTRAAEILRTLCARAAAVPTRT
- a CDS encoding BTAD domain-containing putative transcriptional regulator is translated as MPTPPLWQLHLLGQPRLISPAGEPRRCDRKPLAVLTYLAVEGSTSRSRLAGLLWPDTLESTARNNLVQLLRRMKRTYGDDLVTAGDTLELSPLVQVMLPEWFRGSGTPQGEVTPQPGELLEGVDFDDMPDLADWLLSQREHIGAAQTAWLNQMAAALEEREEWSEAIRVAQTLLQLNPLSEDHYRLLMRLQYLHHDRSAALLTFQRCQQVLMRELGVEPMPVTTLLAEEIERGAVDVRAAPVKVQLPLSVRRPPTLIGRTDPWLAMERGWNQGQFIILSGAPGVGKSRLMHDFVATKGKVLRVEAKPGDMLVPYSTTARNLLTILAAHPEFRLKPWQRRALAPLLPDLLEDGDLDVPNVAPLSAVIQEIFQMGTQDVQAIVYEDMQYADPASIEAGLVLISSAFPLGQGSGVPMMLCTVRSDELNASTQDVFRQMTLNGLATQIALCPLAEADIFALLDELEVPLTQETRRRLAQFAGGNPLYLLETVRNMIENGTAAEHAPERFPVTDKVSRIIDRRLERLSRGALITARAASVLQSDFNLELISDVLGAQLFDVAGHWEELYAAQLVMGDSFAHDLVYETILMGISDPVRRLLHRGAARALTRAGAPKARIAAHWHNSGLLREAAPLYVEAAREAMLLSRMQEADHFYQLAIEMYEQLDDPAQAAAVRVARAALSAPAANG
- a CDS encoding DMT family transporter — translated: MLSKPSFLLLTLALTTLGGSLLPVQFATNSALAQALGSVTLAGAVSYGVGSAALFALLRLQRHAPAWANAGQAPRWAWLGGVVGSAYVVGSMVLTRALGAPLATTLVITAQLLTAILLDHHGALGLPRRRINRARLLAITLALMALAVRWWGTT
- a CDS encoding DMT family transporter, whose translation is MSVLLMLGTLGAGLGLSAGLAFNLRLANALGTPLAATLVNFLVGAALLVSLWVVGLDGARPTAWPAPWMLMGGLLGAAYVTLSLMGAARLGVAVSTVAVTLGQMLGAMVIGSTGWFQQPAGRPALTAVISAALLVAAVVVVSRDRQTAAAGSADTARNQSGPQHDPHRSEAR